In Phenylobacterium zucineum HLK1, one DNA window encodes the following:
- the secG gene encoding preprotein translocase subunit SecG, whose product MLLTLLLVIEVIVAFFLIVVVLLQRSEGGALGMGGGPSGFMTARGAGDLMTRITWILGSVFFVLGLLLTIMAGREGGSSSVVDRLKVDAIDPNSLNQSAPQPTPAAPAQGGPAPLQAPAPVVGNPFGAQPAPTAPQPAPQTAPAPAAPQ is encoded by the coding sequence ATGCTGCTCACGCTGCTCCTCGTGATCGAGGTCATCGTCGCGTTCTTCCTGATCGTCGTGGTCCTGCTGCAGCGGTCCGAAGGCGGGGCGCTGGGCATGGGCGGCGGGCCTTCGGGCTTCATGACCGCGCGCGGGGCCGGCGACCTGATGACCCGGATCACCTGGATCCTGGGGTCGGTGTTCTTCGTGCTGGGCCTGCTGCTGACGATCATGGCCGGCCGGGAAGGGGGCTCCTCGTCCGTGGTCGACCGCCTGAAGGTGGACGCCATCGATCCGAACAGCCTGAACCAGTCGGCGCCCCAGCCGACCCCGGCCGCGCCGGCGCAGGGTGGCCCCGCGCCGCTCCAGGCCCCCGCGCCCGTGGTCGGCAATCCGTTCGGCGCCCAGCCGGCCCCGACCGCTCCGCAACCGGCTCCCCAAACGGCCCCCGCGCCCGCCGCGCCGCAGTAA
- a CDS encoding GNAT family N-acetyltransferase, protein MILDLQRLPILETERLRLNPLTLEDAEAIFPLLADPEVLAYWEAPEPNDPDVVAGVVRNHVEDMAAGRAMRWAMRRLSDGAFVGCFDITEIDRRHRRAQVGLMLGRQTSGEDYGLEAMRAVIAFAAANGLRKLTARTHLGARRSESVLEKLGFEEEGLLRGHILEDGERRDVRLFGLLL, encoded by the coding sequence ATGATTCTCGACCTGCAGCGCCTGCCGATCCTCGAAACCGAACGGCTCCGGCTCAATCCCCTGACCCTCGAGGACGCCGAGGCGATCTTCCCCCTCCTCGCAGACCCGGAGGTGCTCGCCTATTGGGAGGCGCCCGAGCCCAACGACCCCGACGTCGTCGCCGGCGTGGTCCGCAACCACGTCGAGGACATGGCGGCCGGGCGCGCCATGCGCTGGGCCATGCGCCGGCTCTCGGACGGGGCGTTCGTCGGCTGCTTCGACATTACCGAGATCGACCGGCGCCATCGCAGGGCCCAGGTGGGCCTGATGTTGGGCCGGCAGACCTCGGGCGAGGACTATGGCCTGGAGGCGATGCGAGCGGTGATCGCCTTCGCCGCGGCGAACGGGCTGCGGAAGCTGACCGCCCGCACGCACCTGGGCGCCCGGCGCTCGGAGAGCGTGCTCGAGAAGCTCGGCTTCGAGGAGGAGGGCCTGCTGCGCGGCCACATCCTGGAGGACGGCGAGCGGCGGGACGTGCGGCTGTTCGGCCTTCTGCTCTAG